In Gemmatimonadaceae bacterium, the DNA window TCAGCAACCAATCACCAACCACGACCGAGAGAAGCCTTTCTGGAGGTAGCCATGACCAGCATTTCGTTCCGTCCGCGCGCGTGGGCGCTTGCTCTCTGCCTAACGTCACTCGCCGCGCCACTCGCCGCCCAGCAGGAACCCAAGCCGCAGAGCACCGCCCCAACCATGGTCTCGGCCAAAGCGATCGCCGAGCAGCTCGGCGCGAAGCTCCAGCCCCGCGACGACGACGAGCTCCGCATCGGGATGAGCTTCACTGCCGTGCTCGAATCCCCAGACAAGCTCGCGGAGCTCGGCCTCAAGGGAATGCACGCCGGCGCGCGCGTCACCGTTGCTCGCGTCGCGCCGGACAAGATCCGCGTCGAAGCCGATGAGATGACGCCCGTCGAAGCGAGCGCGAAGGCGACGCTCAAACTCGACGACAAGGGAATGCTCGTCGCGCCGAAATGAATGCGTGGGAGGGCAGCGGGTAGAGGGTAGAGGGTGGAGGGTGGAGGGTGGAGGGTAGAGGGTTGAGAGCGACACCCTCTGCCCTCTACCCTCAACCCTCTACAGCTTCTACCCTCTCCGCTCAGAGACCAACGGACGCGCATCGGCACGCTCGGCGCGGACATACGTCAGCCAGCCGTGCGGATCTTGCCCCTCGCCGCGTACCGTCGACAGGAAGATTCGCTGGAGCTCTTTCGTCACCGGCCCCGGCTTCCCCGCGCCAACCGTGATCTTGTCGACGCTGCGGATTGGCGTGATCTCCGACGCCGTGCCCGAGAGGAACACTTCGTCCGCGATATACAGCATTTCGCGCGGCAGCGGCTCCTCGCGAATCGGAATACCCGCCTCGGCCGCGAGCGAGAGCACCGACTCGCGTGTGATGCCGGGAAGCAGCGTCCCGTCTATCGGCGGCGTGTACAACGTGCCTTTTCGCACGAGGAAGAGATTCTGGCCGGAGCCTTCGCTCAGCATGCCGTCGGTGCCTAACGCGATTGCCTCCGCGAAACCCTTGGCCATCGCTTCCATCTTGATGAGCTGACCGCCCAGGTAATTGCCGGCGATCTTTGCCATCGCCGGAATCGTGTTCGGGGCGACACGATTCCAGCTCGCGACGCATGCGTCGACGCCGTTCTCGAGCGCGCCTTCGCCGAGGTACGTCCCCCATGGCCAGCAGGGCAGGTACACGTTGATCGGGCTGGCAAAGGGAACCATGCTCGCCGCCCCATATCCACGGATGATCATCGGCCGCAGGTAGCATGCATCGAGCTCGTTTCGCTCGACCAGCTCGCAGCACGCCGCCACCAGCTCATCGATTGAGAACGCCAAATCCATCCGGTAGATCTTGGCGGAATCCATCATGCGCTGCAGGTGGTCCTGGAGCCGGAAAATGGCCGGTCCGCGAGCTGTGCCGTAGCAGCGAATCCCCTCGAAGATGGAGGAGCCGAACTGCACGGAGTGCGAAAGCACATGGATCTGCGCGTCCTGCCAGCGAATGAACTCGCCGTC includes these proteins:
- a CDS encoding branched-chain amino acid transaminase, with protein sequence MYKLTETNWIWRDGEFIRWQDAQIHVLSHSVQFGSSIFEGIRCYGTARGPAIFRLQDHLQRMMDSAKIYRMDLAFSIDELVAACCELVERNELDACYLRPMIIRGYGAASMVPFASPINVYLPCWPWGTYLGEGALENGVDACVASWNRVAPNTIPAMAKIAGNYLGGQLIKMEAMAKGFAEAIALGTDGMLSEGSGQNLFLVRKGTLYTPPIDGTLLPGITRESVLSLAAEAGIPIREEPLPREMLYIADEVFLSGTASEITPIRSVDKITVGAGKPGPVTKELQRIFLSTVRGEGQDPHGWLTYVRAERADARPLVSERRG